The sequence below is a genomic window from Methanobrevibacter sp..
AGTTGAACTTGTGAGTTAGGGTTACTTTGAGAACCGATATCAGATTCTAAGTCCTCTGCAGCCCCTCCGATAGTAGCAACTGCACCCATTAATGCAACTACACCTAATGTTACAGGGTCCATAATTTTTTTCCTCC
It includes:
- a CDS encoding tetrahydromethanopterin S-methyltransferase subunit E, whose amino-acid sequence is MDPVTLGVVALMGAVATIGGAAEDLESDIGSQSNPNSQVQL